The following DNA comes from Mesorhizobium sp. B2-1-8.
GGCGCGATGGTCGTCATCGCCGACAGGGATGCGGCCGCCGGCGTGGCAACTGCCTCAGACATCCGGGCATTGGGCGGCCGGGCCGAGGCCATCGCCACCGATGTCGGAGAGGACGCGGCTGTCGAGCAACTCATAACCGGCACGCTGGAAAAGCATGGGCGCATCGACATCCTGCACAATCATGCCGGCATCCAGGTCGGCGGCACGCTGACCGAGGTCGAAACCGACGGCATGGATGCCTCCTGGCGGGTCAATGTGCGGGCACAGTTCCTCGCGGCGAGGATCGTCATGCCGTCGATGATCGCGCAAGGCAGCGGCGTCATCCTCAACACGGCTTCGAATTCGGGTGTGTTCTATGACCGCGAAATGATCGCCTATGCGACGTCCAAACATGCCGTGGTGGCGATGACCAGGCAGATGTCGCTCGACTATGCCC
Coding sequences within:
- a CDS encoding SDR family NAD(P)-dependent oxidoreductase; translated protein: MILKDRIAVVTGAGSGIGRAGAMIMAREGAMVVIADRDAAAGVATASDIRALGGRAEAIATDVGEDAAVEQLITGTLEKHGRIDILHNHAGIQVGGTLTEVETDGMDASWRVNVRAQFLAARIVMPSMIAQGSGVILNTASNSGVFYDREMIAYATSKHAVVAMTRQMSLDYARHNVRVNALCPGWVDTPFNEPFIAQMGGREAIETYVRTKIPMGRWAVAEEIAEAILFLVSDRSSFMTGQALVIDGGESIG